In Labrys monachus, the genomic stretch CCGGCGTCGCCGTGCTCTATGTTTCCCACCGGCTCGACGAGGTGCTGCGGCTGTGCGCCAATGTCACGGCCTTCCGCGACGGCCGCTCCGTCGCCCGCATCGAGAAGAAGGACCTGACGCGCGCAGCCCTCGTCGAGGCCATCGTCGGCCGGGGCGTCGAGCGCCTCGCCAAGACGCAGGCGCCGGCGCGTCGACAGGACGTCGCCCTCCAGGTCCGCGCCATCGCCCGACCGCCCCGGGTTAAGGAGGTCAGCTTCGATCTCCACCACGGCGAGGTGCTCGGCATCGGCGGCCTCGTCGGCGCAGGCCGCAGCGAGCTCGCGCGCCTCCTGTTCGGCGCCGACAGGCCGGCGGCCGGCACCATGACGCTCGGCGGCCGGCCCTATGCGCCGCGCAATCCCGCCCAGGCCGTCAGGGCCGGGCTCGGCCTCGTGCCGGAGGAGCGCCGGACCGAGGGCCTCGTCCTCACCAAGGGCGTCGCCTTCAACCTCCAGATCGCCAATCTCTCCAGGATCGTCCGCAGCCCCATGCTGCCGCTGATCGACTACCGCAAGCGCAGGACGGCCTCGATCGAGACGATACGCGACCTTGCGATCAAGACCGCCAGCATCGAGACGCCGGTCGGCCGCCTCAGCGGCGGCAACCAGCAGAAGGTCGTCATCGGGCGCTGGCTGCTGCGCGCGCCCCAGGTGCTCATCCTCGACGAGCCGACGCGCGGCGTCGACATCGGCGCCCGCGGCGAGATCCACCGCCTGATCCGCGACCTCGCCGCCAAGGGCATGGCGGTCGTCGTCATCTCTTCCGAGCCGGACGAACTGCCGGACCTGTGCGACCGGGTCCTCGTCATGGCGGAGGGCCGGATCGTCCGCGAACTGCAGGGAGATGCCCTCTCCCGCAACGCCATCATCGAAGCAAGCTACGCCG encodes the following:
- a CDS encoding sugar ABC transporter ATP-binding protein produces the protein MLAQEALPVAEPLPATPFLAAENVAKSFGGVHALRDVSLSLNAGEVHGLVGANGAGKSTLIRILAGLTQPDRGRILLDGTPVGIATPQRATHLGMNFIHQELAFVPGMTVLQNIMLGLPKKTRLGMIDWKAIARDVEPVARRVGITAPLFANVKGLSTAENWLINIARALIQKARLIVMDEPTASLSAKESEKLFSIIEDLSKSGVAVLYVSHRLDEVLRLCANVTAFRDGRSVARIEKKDLTRAALVEAIVGRGVERLAKTQAPARRQDVALQVRAIARPPRVKEVSFDLHHGEVLGIGGLVGAGRSELARLLFGADRPAAGTMTLGGRPYAPRNPAQAVRAGLGLVPEERRTEGLVLTKGVAFNLQIANLSRIVRSPMLPLIDYRKRRTASIETIRDLAIKTASIETPVGRLSGGNQQKVVIGRWLLRAPQVLILDEPTRGVDIGARGEIHRLIRDLAAKGMAVVVISSEPDELPDLCDRVLVMAEGRIVRELQGDALSRNAIIEASYAEAAPAGRL